AGGAGCGCGACGACAACACCACCCAGCAAGACTAGCCCACAGGAAAGCGCTGGCAAACAAGCGTCGGCAAACAAAGAAGGGAGTTGAACCTCGAGCCTTGCTAGGCGGCAACTTGGGCCGCGCCTCGTCAGGAAGCCCGAGAAGCGCCGCGGTTCGAGTAGGCGAACGAGACCCTAGCCGAGCGGCGACTCGCCCCGGCCGCTCGAGCCCCCACTGTAGTAGGGATTGGTGCCGCCCGCGTGGTCGGTGCTGTCGACGATGTCCCTGATCTCCGGCACCGCCTCCTTGATCATCACCTCGATGCCCTGCTTGAGGGTCACATCGGCCATGCCGCAGCCCTGGCAGCCTCCGCCCAGGCTGATGTAGGCGACGCCGGCTTCGACGCCGCGCAGGGCGACCTTGCCACCGTGGCCGGCGACGCCGGGGTTGATTTGCTTGTCGATCACGTCCTGAACGGCCTGAGCGACGGGGTCGTCCCAACTGGGGCTCGGGAAGAAGACCCGAAAGCCGCTGGTCATCACGTTCTCGACGAAGTCGACGGTCGCACCCTTGAACTGCCGTGCGCTCATGGGGTCGGTATAGACCGGAAAGCCGCCGCCGTCGAACGTCACGTCGTCCTCTCGAGCATCCTCCGCTTTCATGAGCCAGAGCTTGGGCTCGCCCTGCGTGCCAGCGAGACGCAAGGCGCTC
This portion of the Deinococcota bacterium genome encodes:
- a CDS encoding NifU family protein: MLNFTDKAKSRVRQFLEAQRAQGVSALRLAGTQGEPKLWLMKAEDAREDDVTFDGGGFPVYTDPMSARQFKGATVDFVENVMTSGFRVFFPSPSWDDPVAQAVQDVIDKQINPGVAGHGGKVALRGVEAGVAYISLGGGCQGCGMADVTLKQGIEVMIKEAVPEIRDIVDSTDHAGGTNPYYSGGSSGRGESPLG